ACCGCTTTCATCGCAATCAAATAAAGAATATAAAGAGGCAAGCATCGGTTCTACAGATCCTTTGATAGATTTTGCAATCATTACGGCTATAGATATTGAACTAAAGGCTGTATGCGAGGCTTTTCAAATAACGGCAGAACATCGAGTGCGTAAAGGGTCGCGTGTTTACTGGCGCAATCGCATGGAACTTCAAAACAGTGAATTTTACGAAATAGTGGTTGCACAATCACCTGATATGGCTAATGTAGATGTAGCTCTTTTAGCATCTGACACAATTCACCATTGGCATCCAGAGGCTATGTTGATGGTTGGTATAGCAGCAGCAGCAAGTCAAGAGCAAACGTTAGGGGATATTGTTGTGGGAAATGCTATTTACTACTATGAGCGAGGAAAGATTACACCTGAAGGATTAAAGCCTGAACCATACCAGTATCCTGTTGATCAAACATTGTGGAGCCGAATTATTTCTCTTCCTGAGTGGAATGGAATTATTTCAGTGTCAAGACCTGACGGTATGAACAGTAGACCAAGGATTCATCCTGGGGTAATTGCTTCCGGTGAAAAAGTAATAGCTGATGCAGCGATGCGTGATGATATTGCTGCTGCCCATAGAAAAATAGTAGCGATTGAAATGGAAGGGTACGGTGTAAGCAAAGCTGCTTGGCAAAGCTTTGAAAGAGTGCGTCACATAGTCATTAGAGCTATTTGTGATTTTGCAGACTCTAGCAAAAGTAGCGAATGGCATTCTTATGCTGCCGCAGTTGCCGCAGGCTATACTAAACATTTCCTCCTCGACAGACCTCTTGAACTGAGAAATCAATCTTGTTAGTGCTATTTATATCCTTAAGTTTCTTATTTTGAATTGGCTTGTAGATTTTTAACTTTATCCTCCCAGGAATGCACCATGAGTGGCGATACACAACGAATGTTGGAAGTTTTTCTTCAGGAATATGAAAAACTCAAGGATGAACAAGCGCAACGCATTGGCTTCCGTGACAACCTTCTTTACTTTACTCTTGGGGTATTTGGCGCTATCATCTCTTTCGCGGTTTCCAATAAAGCTAATTATTATGCACTTCTTGTTATACCTTGGGTTTGTCTAATTCTAGATTGGACTTACCTGGTTAATGATGAAAAAATTACTGCTATTGGTAAATATATCCGCCTAACGTTGGTTGAAAAAATCAAGGAACAAACTGGTAATACAGATATTGAGTCTATATTTGGTTGGGAAATTGCCCATAGAAACGATCAGCGGCGGAGACGACGTAAGATAGAGCAGCTAACTATTGACCAAATTACTTTTGTGTTTTCAGGAATTAGCGGATTGATAGCGTTTTGGTTTTTTAGTACCACAACCTCATTGGACTGTCCAAGTTCTTTGTTGGATTGAATTAGGACTTCTAATAGTTTTGAGTGTAGAAATCGTGATATATGCTGATTTGGCAAAGGGTCGTTAAATTTTACTCGCTTAACTTCATAAATGTACTAGCTGTCATGCTTCAAAAGCATAATATACATGTAATTCAAAATACTAAATGTAGGGTTTTATCTTTCTATCACAAACAGATGGTGGATTAGGACTGAACCTAACCCACCCTATGAGTTTATTAATATTTCAGGACAAACAAGATGTCTGCTTTATCAAAAGATTAACCCAACGCTGACTTTAACTCGGCTGTTGCCTTTTCCAACGCCTCTGGCAATTTACTTGCATCGCGTCCGCCGGCTTGTGCCAAATTGGGACGTCCACCACCGCCACCGCCACAAATTTTGGCGATCGCACCGATAAATTTCCCAGCTTGCAGTCCCTTCTTATTCACCTCTGGCGAAAAAGCTGAAACTAAACTAACTTTCCCAGCTTCGGGAACAGAACCCAAGACCACCGCCGCACCTGCACCAAGTTTTTGCTGCAAGCGTTCTGCCGCAGTTTTCAAAGACTCTGCATCAACGTCTTCCAGCTGGGCGACAAGAACTTTATAATCGCCTACAGTTTCCACTGTTTGCAGGAGTTGATCAGATTTAACAATCGCTAACTGTGATTTGAGATTTTCTAATTCCTTTTGGGTGTTTTTGAGTTCGTTTTGCAGAATGGTGATTCTGTCTGGTAACTCTTCTGGTTTAACTTTGAATCTGTCGCTTAAATCTTTGACTACCGTATCCCGGACATTTAAGTAGTCTAGTATAGCCGGACCAGATACCGCTTCAATTCGCCGTACCCCAGAAGCAACCCCAGCTTCCGAGATAATTTTAAACACACCAATCTCAGCAGTATTACTGACGTGAGTACCACCGCACAATTCCATTGACACGCCAGGGAAATCAATCACGCGTACGTCGTCACCATATTTTTCGCCAAACATGGCGATCGCACCTTTAGCTTTTGCTTCTGTGATGGGCAAAATTGCTACTTTCGCAGAGTGCGCCTCAGCAATCCAAGTGTTTACCTGTTCTTCTATTTGCTGAATCTCTTCAGCAGTTAAAGCCCGAGGACAGTTGAAGTCAAAGCGCAATCTGTCAAAGTCGACTAAAGAACCCGCCTGCGAGATCGAATCATCAACTATTTTCTTTAATGCCGCTTGCAGTAGGTGAGTAGCGGTGTGGTTAGCTTGGGCGCGACGGCGACAAGCGCGATCAATTTGGGCAGAAACAGTATCGCCGACTCTCAGCGTACCCCGTTCGATGCGTCCGAAGTGGATATGAAAATCCGATTCTTTCTTGACATCGTTAATAGTAACAACGACACCCTCACCACTGAGATAACCTTTATCGCCTATTTGTCCGCCCGACTCTGCATAAAATGGCGTTTTGTCGAGGACGATTTGCACGTCTGTTCCCGCTTCTGCTTCTTCTTCAGCCATACCATTGATAAGTATCGCTTCAACTTTTGCAGTTGCTGTTGGTTCTGTATAACCCAAGAATTCCGTAGCGTGGATATGTTCTGCTAGTTTGTCGAGAGAACCTTGCACAGTTAAATCTATGGTTTCGTGGGCTTCTCTGGCGCGTTGTCTCTGCTTTTCCATTTCCGCATCGAAGCCAGCAACATCAACTGTAAAGTTGTTTTCTTCAGCAATTTCTTGAGTTAATTCTAAGGGGAAACCATAAGTATCAAACAATGTGAAAGCATCTTCACCGCTAATTTGGGTTTTGCCCTGTTGCTTCACCTTAGCAATAATTTCCTCAAGCAGCTTTTCGCCTCTTTCCAAAGTTTGTAAGAAGCGAGATTCTTCTCGTTGCAATTCTGCTTTAATGTTATTTTCCCGTTGACGGAGATTGGGGTAAGCATCTTCTGCTAGGGAAATGGCAACTTCCGCAATTTGGCTGGTAAATTCTCCTTGAATACCTATTAAACGTCCATGTCGTACCAGACGCCGAATTAGACGCCGCAGCACATAACCCCGTCCGACGTTGGCAGCGCGAATCTCATCAGCAATCATATTAACGACAGCGCGAGTGTGATCGCCGATGATTTTCAGGGAAACTTGAATTTTCTCGTCCGACTTGTGGTAGTCAATACCAGCGATTTCTGCTGCTTTTTTGATGATTGGGAAAATTAAATCAGTTTCGTAGTTGTTGGGAACACTTTGGAGAATCTGCGCCATCCTCTCCAAACCCATGCCGGTATCGATGTTTTTGTTCGTAAGGGGTGTGAGGTTGCCTTCTGCATCCCGATTGTATTGCATGAAGACGAGGTTGTAAAACTCGATGAACCGAGTATCGTCTTCTAAATCGATATTGTCGTCACCTCGTTCTGGATGGAAATCATAGTATATTTCTGAACAGGGACCACAGGGGCCAGTCGGGCCAGATGCCCAGAAGTTATCATCTGCACCCATGCGTTTGATGCGCTTTTCCCGAACGCCAATTTTATCCCGCCAAATTGCGTAAGCTTCGTCATCTTCTTCGTAGACGCTGACAACAAGGCGTTCTGGGGGTAACTTAAAGACAGTGGTCGAAATTTCCCAACCCCAAGCGATCGCTTGTTCTTTGAAATAGTCACCGAAGCTGAAGTTACCCAGCATTTCAAAGAACGTATGATGCCGTTTGGTACGGCCGACGTTTTCGATATCGTTGGTGCGGATGCATTTTTGGGAAGTCGTCGCCCGTTTAAACTCTGGTGTGCGTTGTCCCAAAAAGATGGGTTTAAATGGTAGCATCCCCGCGATCGTCAGCAGTACTGTCGGATCTTCTGGAACAAGGGAGGCACTTGGGAGAATCTGGTGTCCCCGTTGGGCATAGAAGTCAAGGAATAAGGTGCGTATTTCGTTACCGCTGAGGTACTGGGGATGAAAAGACATAGGTTCTTACACGAAGACTAGGGAGTTAGGGGACTGTTAGTTTTTGGTTGTTGGTTGTTGGTTGTTGGTTTTTGGTTGTTGGTTGTTTAACATCATCCCCAAACCACTAACCACTAACCACTAACTAGTCTCTCTTACAAAAAAAGTATGCCGCAGAAAAGGACTTCTGTGCCACTAACTACGTAATGCTTCTGAAGAGGGATTTACTTGTTCAGTGTAATTGCATAACTAACTTGTGACAAAGTCGCTGTCAAATGTGCCGCTATATGAAGCTGCACATTTTCCTGACTTTAGTAGGATGAGGAGTTTAACTTTGTTCCATAAAATAAAAATCTCAAAATTTGTAGTATTTTTACGTACCGAGGTTGTTTATGGCCCTGAAATTAACAGTCCCAAATATATCTTGTGAGGGTTGTGCCAGCACAATTGCAGAATCTATTCACACAATGGAACCTGATGCAAAAGTCGCGGTAGATGTCAAAGGTAAAACTGTAACCGTAGAATCCGCAGCATCAGAAGAGTCTATCAAACAAGCAATTGTTGCAGCTGGATATACTATCGAAGGCTATCAATAATAATTAAAATTTTGGATTAACCTTGTTCCATCAAGGAACTATTGGTCAAAGGGAAAGGAGGAAAGATAAGTGGGTAGAAATTTTCTTTACCCTACTCTTACATGATTATCTCTTGCAAGTGATTAATTATTTTTACCTTCTTTAACTTCATTTGTGTAATTATTCTGAATTGTGATTTTTGAATTGTTTGTTGATTCCCAGGCAATAATTCCTTGATGGTACAAGCCGCCAGAAAAATCTGTAGGTTCAATCCAAAATCTAACTTGAAAATGGGTGTAGGGGTGTAAGAAGATAGGTATTTTTATCCTTGGTTGTGCCAAAAGCTAGCATAAATGATTGTCTTGAAAAGCTTACCTGCCCTTAGGAAACTCACCGTTCCTCAAGGGGGGATAGCCTCGCCGGAAATTGGCTTCGCGTCTACAAACTTTTCGCAAAATCCAAACTTGTTTGATACCGAAGTGATAGATATACTCTATTCCTAGAGGTAATTAAGTACGTAATGGTTTTTACGGAAATTTGCATAAAATTATTCATGTACTTGATATCAGTACAATAATGTCTGAAAGTTTTACTGAAGGAACAATTTCATATTAAAGAGTAGTAGGTAATGTAATTATTTTATCGCTGTAGAATTTTGACTAACAGACTCCTGGAAATTACAGTAATGCTTTTATACTTAAAAAGATTATTCAGTATTTATACTGTTTGAAATTAAGGTTAACTGGGCAGAAATTAGGTATCAGAAATTTTAACTCTAGACACTGTAGTGAAGATTAGTATTTTAAGGAGATAAACATTGAAAATTGCTTGTAGCTCGGACAACAAGACAATAAAATGAGGGGTAATACCCCTAGTTAAATATGTAGGTATTTATAGTAAAGAGAGTAAACCTGAATAGGGTTCACTAGGACCATTCCCTCAAAGTTAAAATGGGGCAAAAAGCAAAACAATGAAGATTTCTATTCTGATCTTTGGAAGTGATAACTTTATCGCCAAACTTCCAGATCAGATCTATGATGCAAACTCTTTTAATTTAGAAGTTATCACTAATCTTAATCAGGCGATATCTCGCATTCAAATCACGCCGCCCGATATATTAATTGTCCAGACAAGCTGTGATGGCAGCACGGAACTCTGTTATTGGTTAAAAGAACAAACAAAATTATCTTGGATCTACTGTATTGTTTTGGAGGATCGCTCTCAATTACTTCTAGATAGAAGTAGGTATGGCAGAGAATGGGAATTAGAAATGACTTCGATCGCCCTTAAGGAAGGGGCTGATGCTTATATATGGCTACCTCTAGAGGAAACAGATTCTACCTCAGCAGAGTTAACCGCTAGCCAAAACTTGTTGCTAGCACAATTAACTATTGGTTTGCGAAAAGCACAGAAATACCGCGATTTGATCCGGACAAATGATTTGTTGTCAGCGATCGCTTTAGCTGATTCACTGACACAATTGAGTAATCGTCGGGCTTTAGAGTGGGATTTACCGAGACAAATCCAAAAAGCCCGTACTAATGGCACTCCTTTGAGTTTGATTATTTTAGATGTTGATTATTTTAAAAAAGTTAACGATTCTTACGGTCATTTAGTTGGCGATCGCCTTTTGCAGTTATTATCCAATCGACTGCGGCAAAATCTCCGATATCAAGACACTCCTTTTCGTTATGGCGGAGAAGAATTTGTGATCCTTCTTAGCCACACAAGTTGCGATGAAGCAGTAGTGGTGGCGCGTCGTCTCAACCGTATAGTTAGCGAAAAACCATTTGCAATCAACAATCAACTCTCAATCAACATTACTATTAGCTTGGGAACAGCTTGTCTGCGAATGGAAGATGATGTTAACGGTATCAGCCTGTTGAACCGCGCCGATCAATGTTTATTGCAAGCTAAAGCGGCTGGACGTAACTGTGTAATTAGCTGTGAGAAATACTTTTCTCACCATACCTCTCATCTGCGGGTAGTCTCTTCTTAAAAAATTTTATAATTTCCCGTCAATAATTTTTACGCATTCTGCTACTGTAGCCTTGTGTCGCATCGCATCTACCAAAGCTTGATAAGCCGACCAATTTTCTTCCAGGAGTGTTTTAGCCTGTAACGCACAAAAACGTTGTTTTTGTTCACAAGCAGACGCAGAAAAACCCAAACTCCTCAAAACTCCTGCCAATTTGCTTTTATCATCAGCCCCACCTTCAGCATTTTCATATACTAAAGTTTCAGCAGTAATACCTGCCATCCATACAGTACAGTAACGATCTATCATTTGGGCGCTTAGCGTACCCCGTTCTAGTTGAGATGCTAACTCAGCATCATCAAAACTAACACCACCTTGTCCTGGTTGTTTTTGCTTCCAAGCTTCCCAAGCACTGAGGGTATAGCCGATGACGGGAATACCCAACAGATACGCTACCAAAAAATGTCCAGCTTCGTGATGAATGATGCGTTCTCTGTGTTTCGGCGAAAACCCGGCTACCCAATCTAAAAATATAGTTCCCCCCTTACCTTGCAAGCCGAAAGAATCGAAGGTAGCTATCCCCAAAATCGTAAAGGTCGCAAGTGCTGGTACGGTGGGCGATAAATTAAACATTGACCCTACTAAAGTCGAAAGGGTGATGAGAAACACAAAAATTGCAACTAAATTCAGGGCGGTTTTGCTCATACTAGACTGAAATCTTGCTGCTTAATATTTCTTAATTTTATTATGGAGCGATCGCAGCAAGTCTAAGTAGATCAGCACAATTAAAGTTAAGTCAATGGTCAATTGTCATTGGTTAGTGGTTAGTGGTTAGTGGGTAGAGACGCGAGGAACATCGCGTCTGTACATTAGTGGTTAGTTGTTAGTGGTTAGTTGTTTTACTCTCCACACTCCACCCTACGGGAAGCCGAAGAAGGCGCACGGCAGGTGACGCTCTTTCTTTATGCCGGGAAACCCTTACTACTTTACAGAAGCCGAGTAAAGCGCGTCTACGGCAATCGCTCATGGGGGCCGGTGAGTTCCTCACCTCCTCGATCCATAAGTACCCTCAGGGGTGCTGCCAAGATGTAAAAACAATCTTACAATGTCAACCAGTTTGTAGTTGGCGCTTTATGCTATTTCAATGTACTGACGCACTTGTGACTTTCGCATCTTTTGAGTTTGAAAGATTAGTTAGTTTTTATACTAATCTTTTTCATCAAAAACCTGAACATACCATATCTAATGTCTATGCTGAGTTCCAACTACCTAGTTTAAAATTAGGAATATTTAAACCAAAACAAACTCATTATTTAGAATTTGAGTATTCAACTAAAAGCAAAATTAGTTTGTGTTTAGAGGTGAGAAGTTTAGAGGATGCGATCGCTCACTTAACAGATTTAGGCTATCCCCCACCAGGGGAAATTATCATTGCATCTCACGGTAGAGAAATTTATGCTTATGACCCTGATGGCAATCGTTTGATTTTACATCAGTCTGAACTTAAAAAAGGGGTGTAAAGGGTGTAAGAATTTACCCTAATGTACACGAATTTATCTGCGGAAAAGATAACTAAAATTTGTATCAAGCTAAAAGTGCGACGAGTCTACTTACCATCCTGAGAGCGAAATCCCATTATTTATGGGGTTTTCCTTTTGCCTTCTCATTAATTAACTAATATCAAAAAATAAAAAAATGGGTATAAACCAAAACTACAAATTAAATTTGATTCAGTGGTATCCTGGTCACATTGCCAAAGCTGAAAAAAACCTCAAAGAACAACTCAAGCTTGTAGATGTGGTGCTAGAGGTACGGGATGCTCGCATTCCTTTGTCAACCTTTCATCCCCAGATATTACAATGGATAGGGAATAAAAAACGGTTGTTGGTGTTGAACCGCTTAGATATGATTTCTGACCAAGTACGTCAGTTGTGGATAGACTGGTTTCAACGCCAAGGTGAACAAGTTTTTTTTACCAATGCCCAACAAGGTCAAGGAGTAGCGGCGGTATCAAAAGCAGCACAAGCTGCTGGTGTGGAACTCAATAAAAGAAGACGCGATCGCGGTATGTTACCCCGTCCAGTCCGGGCTGTGGTAATTGGTTTTCCTAATGTTGGTAAGTCAGCTTTAATTAATCGCTTGGTGGGACGGCGAGTAGTGGAGAGTGCAGCGCGTCCTGGGGTGACTCGCCAATTGCGTTGGGTGCGAATCTCCGAAGAGTTGGAATTACTGGATGCTCCTGGTGTAATTCCTGCTAAGTTAGAAGACCAAGAAGCGGGATTAAAATTGGCTGTTTGTGACGATATTGGTGAAGCAGCTTACGATAATCAATTAATAGCAGCAGCATTCGTAGATTTAGTGAATGAACTTTATGCGATCGCACCTGATGTATTACCAGAAAATCCTTTGCGATCGCGCTACGATCTCGATCCTACATCTTTCACCGGCGATTCATACTTGCACAACTTATCAGAGTTACGTCATAAAGGTGATGTTGAACGAACTGCACGGCAAATCTTAACTGATTTTCGCAAGGGGTTGTTGGGTAAACTTCCCTTGGAACTTCCGCCAAACTGATGGGAAAGTTGCAAAACCAATTATGAGCAAAGCTAACTTAATACTAGGTCATATAAAATACTAATCCAAACGCAGAGATCGCAACTAGTGCAGGAACCACAGTGCTGAACTCAAATTGTCTTGTCTTGAAAGTTTGTAAACAGTGTATAGGAATGACCAAGGGCCAGCAGATAAGTGCGATCGCTAACAACACTAAAGATAAAAATTTATCCTCAGGAGAATCAACAGGATGACGCAAATGAAATCTCAACCAGTTGATCAAAAAATAGCAGGTCATCAGTAGGTAACTAACAACCAAAGACAGTTGAATTTTGTTCACCTTGGGATCTCCTTTTATCTCTCAGATTCAGCAAAAATGAATTTGATTAATTCATGACATACAATTCTTAATGATATTTATATGTTCAAAAAAATGCTGTTACCTTTATCACTTACGCTTAAGCTAAGACTTTTATTCGTAGATAAATGTTAATAGAATCACTCATATAGATAAATCAGTACTTCTACCGAATTTTAATTGCTATAGATTAGATTAGCCATGATACCATACTCATAATAACAAGCAGGCTACACATCATATATTCTGTAAATAATTGATTTTTTCCTCATGCTATAGCAATCGATTTGATTCCTAAAAACTCTTAGTGGCAGGGAAATATTAACAGGGGTCGCTTAAAAAGAAAGAAGTGATTAAACGCGTACTGAATTTTTTCAAAAATCAAATAAGAGTCTTATGTACTCAGATTCTCAATACTGCTGTGACAAAAGTCCAATAGTTTCTGCAAGCTGATAAAAAAGTGTTCTTGCTGCTGTTACATCATCAATAAACTGCTACTCTTAATATCTTATACATGCCCAATATTTTAGTATAATAATTTATTTTTTGACTAATAATTTACAAATATTGCATATGAGTTACACTTCAGTATCTTAATAGCATAATATGCGTATCAATCCAACTTAAAATGAATAAACTTTTAAAATATAAAAATTTTCCAATCAATTATATAGGGCATTCTGAAGAAAAAATGCTTACTTTAATTGAGCAAGGAAAGATACCTGAAAACATAAGCATTAGACCTATTACATGAATTCTAAAAACCCCCCTCAATCCCCCCGTTCACCGAGGGAATATTTAGTTCCTTCCCCGTAAACGCTTAGGGTTAGGGTGGGGAAAAACTTATGGTGAAACGGTGTTATACGCATTTTTTGATCTCAATTTTTCACAAAAAACATGATAAAAGCGCCTAACGCATCATGTGATCGATGGTGCGTTAGGTTGAAGCCATAACACAACGCCAGATGACGCCAGCTGCTTTATGCCGGGAGAGGAGTCCACCGCACTGGCTTCCTACTTAAGATTTACTGCTGTATTTTTCTCAACAGTTATCTAAAGTTGCATAAAAATTGCATATAAGTTGTAATTAAAAGTATTATATGCTTATCAATTTAAATCGTACAAAATAAATTGATCAATATAATAAACTGTTATTTTAACAGTGGATTTAAATATAAAACTATCCAATAATTTTTATATAATTTTCTGAATAAATCTCTCTTAATATAGTTGTCAAAAGGAAGTTAAATACTCAAAAAGTCATTAAATTCGTTAGATTTTCAGTCAATTAAACAAATTTATATTGCTGCTCGGTTCATGAAAGGAGATAATCTTATAAATCATAAACTTTTGGCTTGTATGAGCTTATTTTTTTGGATATTGGAATTTTGTTTTACATAAAAAAATAATATAGATTAGCTTGAATCTCTAAGTAGTATTTACAATTAAAGTAGTTGGAAATACTTGTTTTTTATTTTTAATACATAGTGTTTCTAGAAAATGCTTATTTTTACTAAAAAAAAGTTAAAATATTTTTAGTATAAATGCACACTTTTATTTTTCATAAAAATTTTTAGTTAGAGAGAGAATTTAGAGTATATTAGCTAAAGATTTTAAATTTTACATAAAAAAGTTTTTCCGTATATGCACCAGTATAAATTTTGTATATATAATTCTAGATGATTAGAATCCCTTGTATATAAGTAATTTGTCAATGAAAAGAGAGCATGAAAATTTAGTTTTTTTCATTTTTCTAAAATCTAATACAAACTATTTAGTGAGAAACACGATACTCGAAAATTTTAGTAGCTCAAATAAACAGAAAAAAATTTTTATGATACTCTGGAAAAGTATTGATAAATTATTTCTGTTTGCGAATAAACAGATAAGACTTAAATATTCTCTTTGTTGCAACAATAGTTTTGATGTTTTATATGTTGCAATTACCTAACATTTCGGTGTAAGAATAAATTCTCTGACTGATAGCGCAATTCCGTTGAAAATGGATTTGAAGGCTTACCAGTCAGTAAATTGCAAACTAAAGCTAAAAGCCCTTGAAATTGATTTTTTGGCGGGAGTTATTTCCAGAATGTTATGTATGTGATGTCTACCCAAATTTATGCTGCTAAATTCAATGATTAAATTTGGCAGTTAATCAAGTCTTTATATCTTGAACATTTAATAGTTTATTGCGTAAATTTCTGAAACTGAGAAATCGCCACTTTTTGATTTTTGACATTATTATTTTTTTTATTACATCATTGAATGTCTCAATCAATTCTTCTTTCAACACCTCATATAGGTGATCTTGAACTAGAATTTGTCAAAGAAGCCTTTGATACTAATTGGATTGCCCCTGTTGGTCCCCAGATAGATGCTTTTGAGCAGGAATTTTGCCAAGTAACTGGTGCTGGTGATGCTGCTGCTGTTAGTTCTGGCACTGCGGCTTTGCATTTGGCTTTACGATTAGTTGGTGTAGAACTTGGAGACGAAGTTTTTTGCTCTACTTTAACATTCATTGCTAGTGCTAACCCCATTGTTTATCAAGGAGCAAAACCTGTATTTATAGATAGTGATCGCACTTCTTGGAATATGAATCCTGACTTGTTGCAGGAAGCACTAGAGAAACGCGCACGAATTGGCAAGTTACCCAAAGCAGTTATAGTCGTGCATTTGTTTGGTCAAAGTGCAGATATTGATCCGATTCTCCAAGCTTGCAATCAATATGATATTCCTTTAATTGAAGATGCAGCAGAAGCATTAGGTGCTACCTACAAAGGACGTTATGTTGGTACTTGTGGAC
Above is a genomic segment from Fischerella sp. JS2 containing:
- a CDS encoding ATP-dependent Zn protease, with the translated sequence MSKTALNLVAIFVFLITLSTLVGSMFNLSPTVPALATFTILGIATFDSFGLQGKGGTIFLDWVAGFSPKHRERIIHHEAGHFLVAYLLGIPVIGYTLSAWEAWKQKQPGQGGVSFDDAELASQLERGTLSAQMIDRYCTVWMAGITAETLVYENAEGGADDKSKLAGVLRSLGFSASACEQKQRFCALQAKTLLEENWSAYQALVDAMRHKATVAECVKIIDGKL
- the ylqF gene encoding ribosome biogenesis GTPase YlqF, giving the protein MGINQNYKLNLIQWYPGHIAKAEKNLKEQLKLVDVVLEVRDARIPLSTFHPQILQWIGNKKRLLVLNRLDMISDQVRQLWIDWFQRQGEQVFFTNAQQGQGVAAVSKAAQAAGVELNKRRRDRGMLPRPVRAVVIGFPNVGKSALINRLVGRRVVESAARPGVTRQLRWVRISEELELLDAPGVIPAKLEDQEAGLKLAVCDDIGEAAYDNQLIAAAFVDLVNELYAIAPDVLPENPLRSRYDLDPTSFTGDSYLHNLSELRHKGDVERTARQILTDFRKGLLGKLPLELPPN
- a CDS encoding heavy-metal-associated domain-containing protein, which produces MALKLTVPNISCEGCASTIAESIHTMEPDAKVAVDVKGKTVTVESAASEESIKQAIVAAGYTIEGYQ
- the alaS gene encoding alanine--tRNA ligase, whose product is MSFHPQYLSGNEIRTLFLDFYAQRGHQILPSASLVPEDPTVLLTIAGMLPFKPIFLGQRTPEFKRATTSQKCIRTNDIENVGRTKRHHTFFEMLGNFSFGDYFKEQAIAWGWEISTTVFKLPPERLVVSVYEEDDEAYAIWRDKIGVREKRIKRMGADDNFWASGPTGPCGPCSEIYYDFHPERGDDNIDLEDDTRFIEFYNLVFMQYNRDAEGNLTPLTNKNIDTGMGLERMAQILQSVPNNYETDLIFPIIKKAAEIAGIDYHKSDEKIQVSLKIIGDHTRAVVNMIADEIRAANVGRGYVLRRLIRRLVRHGRLIGIQGEFTSQIAEVAISLAEDAYPNLRQRENNIKAELQREESRFLQTLERGEKLLEEIIAKVKQQGKTQISGEDAFTLFDTYGFPLELTQEIAEENNFTVDVAGFDAEMEKQRQRAREAHETIDLTVQGSLDKLAEHIHATEFLGYTEPTATAKVEAILINGMAEEEAEAGTDVQIVLDKTPFYAESGGQIGDKGYLSGEGVVVTINDVKKESDFHIHFGRIERGTLRVGDTVSAQIDRACRRRAQANHTATHLLQAALKKIVDDSISQAGSLVDFDRLRFDFNCPRALTAEEIQQIEEQVNTWIAEAHSAKVAILPITEAKAKGAIAMFGEKYGDDVRVIDFPGVSMELCGGTHVSNTAEIGVFKIISEAGVASGVRRIEAVSGPAILDYLNVRDTVVKDLSDRFKVKPEELPDRITILQNELKNTQKELENLKSQLAIVKSDQLLQTVETVGDYKVLVAQLEDVDAESLKTAAERLQQKLGAGAAVVLGSVPEAGKVSLVSAFSPEVNKKGLQAGKFIGAIAKICGGGGGGRPNLAQAGGRDASKLPEALEKATAELKSALG
- a CDS encoding VOC family protein gives rise to the protein MLFQCTDALVTFASFEFERLVSFYTNLFHQKPEHTISNVYAEFQLPSLKLGIFKPKQTHYLEFEYSTKSKISLCLEVRSLEDAIAHLTDLGYPPPGEIIIASHGREIYAYDPDGNRLILHQSELKKGV
- a CDS encoding diguanylate cyclase, translated to MKISILIFGSDNFIAKLPDQIYDANSFNLEVITNLNQAISRIQITPPDILIVQTSCDGSTELCYWLKEQTKLSWIYCIVLEDRSQLLLDRSRYGREWELEMTSIALKEGADAYIWLPLEETDSTSAELTASQNLLLAQLTIGLRKAQKYRDLIRTNDLLSAIALADSLTQLSNRRALEWDLPRQIQKARTNGTPLSLIILDVDYFKKVNDSYGHLVGDRLLQLLSNRLRQNLRYQDTPFRYGGEEFVILLSHTSCDEAVVVARRLNRIVSEKPFAINNQLSINITISLGTACLRMEDDVNGISLLNRADQCLLQAKAAGRNCVISCEKYFSHHTSHLRVVSS
- a CDS encoding 5'-methylthioadenosine/S-adenosylhomocysteine nucleosidase, producing the protein MLGVKAKLKPSVIKDSKPLSSQSNKEYKEASIGSTDPLIDFAIITAIDIELKAVCEAFQITAEHRVRKGSRVYWRNRMELQNSEFYEIVVAQSPDMANVDVALLASDTIHHWHPEAMLMVGIAAAASQEQTLGDIVVGNAIYYYERGKITPEGLKPEPYQYPVDQTLWSRIISLPEWNGIISVSRPDGMNSRPRIHPGVIASGEKVIADAAMRDDIAAAHRKIVAIEMEGYGVSKAAWQSFERVRHIVIRAICDFADSSKSSEWHSYAAAVAAGYTKHFLLDRPLELRNQSC